One Deinococcus grandis DNA window includes the following coding sequences:
- a CDS encoding carbohydrate ABC transporter permease — MTAAATPHAPAAHRRGFRLTPAALIWPALLYLILTTQVPFFMTVYYSFFRYNLAIPGARPFIGLDNYKNLLTDPQNLTILWNTVVLAGGTLILTLIIGAALALLLNRDFPGRALLRTLLISSFLVMPVVTAVVWKNMLLNPAFGFFSWVLTSLGLPTVDFLAQHPMASVIAMIAWEWTPFAMLILLTGLQSLPDDQIEAARLDGASPWQEFRFVVLPHWTQAIQVVVLMETIALLQVYGEIYGSTSGGPGLATTNLPYFIYQKAFAEYNIGLASAAGVITVVLTNVLAAYMLRLLTRTSRSE, encoded by the coding sequence ATGACCGCCGCCGCCACACCACACGCGCCCGCCGCCCACAGGCGGGGCTTCCGACTGACACCCGCCGCGCTGATCTGGCCCGCCCTGCTGTACCTGATCCTGACCACCCAGGTGCCGTTCTTCATGACGGTGTACTACTCGTTCTTCCGCTACAACCTCGCCATTCCCGGCGCCCGCCCCTTCATCGGGCTGGACAACTACAAGAACCTGCTGACCGACCCGCAGAACCTCACGATCCTGTGGAACACCGTCGTCCTGGCAGGCGGCACGCTGATCCTCACCCTGATCATCGGCGCGGCCCTGGCGCTGCTGCTGAACCGCGACTTTCCGGGCCGCGCGCTGCTGCGCACCCTGCTGATCAGCTCGTTCCTGGTCATGCCGGTCGTGACCGCCGTCGTGTGGAAGAACATGCTCCTGAACCCCGCCTTCGGCTTCTTCTCCTGGGTGCTGACCAGCCTGGGCCTGCCCACGGTGGACTTCCTGGCGCAGCACCCGATGGCCAGCGTGATCGCCATGATCGCCTGGGAATGGACGCCGTTTGCCATGCTGATCCTCCTGACCGGCCTGCAGAGCCTCCCGGACGACCAGATCGAGGCCGCCCGCCTGGACGGCGCCAGCCCCTGGCAGGAATTCCGCTTCGTGGTGCTGCCCCACTGGACGCAGGCCATCCAGGTGGTCGTGCTGATGGAGACCATCGCGCTGCTGCAGGTGTACGGCGAGATCTACGGCAGCACGTCCGGCGGGCCGGGGCTGGCCACCACCAACCTGCCGTACTTCATCTACCAGAAGGCGTTCGCGGAGTACAACATCGGGCTGGCCAGCGCCGCCGGGGTGATCACCGTGGTCCTCACGAACGTGCTCGCCGCGTACATGCTGCGCCTCCTGACCCGTACCAGCAGGAGCGAATGA
- a CDS encoding NAD(P)-dependent alcohol dehydrogenase, protein MTLSSRTSVLTGPRQLDWTSREVPAPGEREVRVRVTRIGVCGSDVHYYSHGRIGPFVVNGPLVLGHEVSGVVDAVGAGVTRVNPGDRVALEPGVPCRRCAYCRGGAYNLCPDMTFMATPPVDGALTEYVLWPDDFVYRVPGSVSDDAAALLEPLAVGLWAARRGDVRPGHSVAVLGAGPVGCTTVMAARAAGATTIIAVDLEDFRLDLAREVGATHTLNARSGDALAAIRELCAARDGLPLSHAGVDVAFETAGSLPTTRLTLAAPKPGGVAVLVGLPPDPEVSLDIVSAASREVTLRGVFRYANCYPAAVELAASGRVNLDALVTHRFPFAQTPDAFAFADREKRTSMKVMIDVH, encoded by the coding sequence ATGACCCTGAGTTCGAGAACCTCCGTCCTGACCGGCCCGCGCCAGCTGGACTGGACGTCCCGCGAGGTGCCGGCGCCCGGTGAGCGGGAGGTGCGGGTGCGGGTCACGCGGATCGGTGTGTGCGGCAGCGACGTGCACTACTACTCGCACGGTCGGATCGGGCCCTTCGTGGTGAACGGCCCGCTGGTCCTGGGGCACGAGGTGAGCGGCGTGGTGGACGCCGTGGGCGCGGGCGTGACCCGCGTGAACCCCGGTGACCGCGTGGCGCTGGAACCCGGCGTGCCGTGCCGCCGCTGCGCGTACTGCCGCGGCGGGGCGTACAACCTCTGCCCGGACATGACGTTCATGGCGACGCCCCCGGTGGACGGCGCGCTGACCGAGTACGTGCTGTGGCCCGACGATTTCGTGTACCGGGTGCCAGGCAGCGTCAGTGACGACGCGGCGGCGCTGCTGGAACCGCTGGCGGTGGGCCTGTGGGCCGCCCGCAGGGGCGACGTGCGCCCCGGTCACTCGGTGGCGGTGCTGGGCGCCGGGCCGGTGGGCTGCACGACCGTCATGGCGGCCCGCGCGGCGGGCGCGACGACGATCATCGCGGTGGATCTGGAGGACTTCCGGCTCGATCTGGCGCGTGAGGTGGGTGCCACCCACACCCTCAACGCGCGGAGCGGGGACGCGCTGGCCGCCATCCGCGAGCTGTGCGCCGCGCGCGACGGGCTGCCACTGTCGCACGCGGGCGTGGACGTCGCCTTCGAGACCGCCGGGAGTCTCCCCACCACGCGCCTGACCCTGGCCGCGCCGAAACCGGGCGGCGTGGCCGTACTCGTGGGCCTCCCGCCGGACCCGGAGGTCAGCCTGGACATCGTGAGCGCCGCGAGCCGCGAGGTGACGCTGCGCGGCGTGTTCCGCTACGCGAACTGCTACCCGGCGGCCGTGGAACTCGCCGCGAGTGGCCGCGTAAACCTGGACGCGCTCGTCACGCACCGCTTCCCGTTCGCGCAGACACCCGACGCGTTCGCCTTCGCCGACCGCGAGAAGCGCACGTCCATGAAGGTGATGATCGATGTCCACTGA
- a CDS encoding FGGY-family carbohydrate kinase — MSTEPARDLLIGVDVGTYSSKGVLTTLDGEIVAQHVAAHGISVPRHGHVEQDADAVWWADVVTILRALLREPGTAGRVAGVACSAIGPTLLPLDADGRPLRPGILYGVDTRAQAQIDALNAELGEAAILAHSGMALTSQAIGPKIRWLCEQEPEVWTQARTLTSAGSYLVFRLTGEHVIDHHTGAHFMPLYDPRARTWTDKFATAVLGDRGLEVLPRLAWSDERAGQVTAGAAAETGLRPGTPVAVGTVDALAEGLSVGAARPGDLMIMYGSSTFFILTQESPTPDPRVWSVGGAFAGQVNLAAGMSTTGSLTRWIVDEFAREQDTAAAYDTLFTQAAALPPGADGLLMLPYFSGERTPVNDPRARGVVAGLTLSHTRAHLFRAALEGVGFGIRHNLDALRDLGADVRRVIAVGGGTKGGTWLQIVSDITGQVQEVPQVTVGASYGDAFLAGLAAGVLTRADLDRWVQPGPPVTPDAATRAEYDRLYGLYRALYPATRDIVNAL, encoded by the coding sequence ATGTCCACTGAACCGGCGCGGGACCTGCTGATCGGCGTGGATGTCGGCACGTACTCCAGCAAGGGCGTCCTGACGACGCTGGACGGGGAGATCGTGGCGCAGCACGTCGCGGCGCACGGCATCTCGGTGCCCCGGCACGGGCACGTGGAGCAGGACGCGGACGCGGTGTGGTGGGCGGACGTGGTCACGATCCTGCGGGCGCTGCTGCGTGAACCCGGCACCGCCGGGCGCGTGGCGGGCGTGGCGTGTAGCGCGATCGGCCCCACGCTGCTCCCGCTGGACGCGGACGGGCGGCCGCTGCGGCCCGGCATCCTGTACGGCGTGGACACCCGCGCGCAGGCGCAGATCGACGCGCTGAACGCCGAGCTGGGCGAGGCGGCGATCCTCGCGCACAGCGGCATGGCCCTGACGAGTCAGGCGATCGGCCCCAAGATCCGTTGGCTGTGCGAACAGGAACCGGAGGTCTGGACGCAGGCGCGCACGCTGACGAGCGCGGGCAGCTACCTCGTGTTCCGCCTGACCGGCGAGCACGTCATCGACCACCACACGGGCGCGCATTTCATGCCGCTGTACGACCCGCGCGCCCGCACCTGGACAGACAAATTCGCTACGGCGGTGCTGGGCGACCGGGGCCTGGAGGTGCTGCCCCGCCTCGCCTGGAGTGACGAGCGGGCCGGGCAGGTCACGGCCGGGGCGGCCGCCGAAACCGGCCTGCGGCCCGGCACGCCCGTCGCGGTGGGCACCGTGGACGCCCTGGCCGAGGGCCTCAGCGTGGGCGCTGCGCGGCCCGGCGACCTGATGATCATGTACGGCTCGTCCACCTTCTTCATCCTCACGCAGGAGAGCCCCACCCCGGACCCGCGCGTGTGGTCGGTGGGCGGCGCGTTCGCGGGGCAGGTGAACCTCGCGGCGGGCATGAGCACCACCGGCAGCCTCACCCGCTGGATCGTGGACGAATTCGCCCGCGAGCAGGACACCGCCGCCGCGTACGACACGCTGTTCACGCAGGCGGCGGCCCTGCCGCCCGGCGCGGACGGCCTCCTCATGCTGCCCTACTTCAGCGGCGAGCGCACGCCGGTCAACGACCCCCGGGCGCGCGGCGTGGTGGCGGGCCTGACCCTCTCGCACACCCGCGCGCACCTGTTCCGCGCGGCGCTGGAGGGCGTGGGCTTCGGCATCCGTCACAACCTCGACGCGCTGCGCGACCTGGGCGCGGACGTGCGGCGCGTCATCGCGGTGGGCGGCGGCACGAAGGGCGGCACGTGGCTGCAGATCGTTTCCGACATCACCGGGCAGGTGCAGGAGGTGCCGCAGGTGACCGTCGGCGCCAGCTACGGCGACGCGTTCCTGGCCGGGCTGGCCGCCGGGGTGCTCACCCGCGCCGATCTGGACCGCTGGGTGCAGCCCGGCCCGCCCGTCACGCCGGACGCGGCCACCCGCGCCGAGTACGACCGCCTGTACGGCCTGTACCGCGCGCTGTACCCGGCCACCCGCGACATCGTCAACGCGCTGTAA
- a CDS encoding mannitol dehydrogenase family protein, translating into MTVATLSFPLRATSLPALAGRVQVPAYDPRGLRTGIVHFGVGAFHRSHQAMYLDRLLNLGAAHDWAICGVGVLPGDARVRDALRAQDHLYTLLTRAPDGHSEARVIGAVHDYLFAPDDPEAVCERLAHPATRIVSLTVTEGGYSLNNATGEFDPGGDVLHDLQPGAVPRSTLGFLTEGLRRRRERGLRPFTVMSCDNIQGNGHVTRRVLTAFARRRDPELADWIDREVAFPNSMVDRITPVTTDAVRADLEREYGVQDACPVVAEAFTQWVLEDHFTCGRPPLEDVGVQLVPDVEPYELMKLRLLNAAHQAMSYPALLDGHTFVHEVCQQPDYAQFLLDYMTLEARPTLRPVPGIDLDAYSHDLIARFSNPAIQDTLARLIVDGSERIPKFLLPVAREQAARIQAGQGGDLRRCALVVAAWSAYVAQAATRGDRLDDVRAADLTHAALAAQVTPGAFLHQPDVFGDLSAAPAFVQAYLDARAALAAHGPLGALRALHAAPTQGEHA; encoded by the coding sequence ATGACCGTGGCCACGCTCAGTTTTCCCCTGCGCGCCACGAGCCTCCCCGCCCTGGCCGGGCGCGTGCAGGTGCCCGCCTACGACCCGCGCGGCCTGCGCACCGGCATCGTGCACTTCGGGGTGGGCGCGTTCCACCGCTCGCATCAGGCCATGTACCTCGACCGGCTGCTGAACCTGGGCGCCGCGCACGACTGGGCGATCTGCGGCGTGGGCGTCCTGCCCGGCGACGCCCGGGTCCGCGACGCGCTGCGCGCCCAGGACCACCTGTACACCCTGCTGACCCGCGCCCCGGACGGCCACAGCGAGGCCCGCGTGATCGGCGCCGTGCACGACTACCTGTTCGCCCCGGACGACCCCGAGGCGGTCTGCGAGCGGCTGGCGCACCCCGCCACGCGCATCGTGTCCCTGACCGTCACCGAGGGCGGCTACAGCCTGAACAACGCCACGGGCGAGTTCGACCCGGGCGGGGACGTCCTGCACGACCTCCAGCCCGGCGCCGTGCCCCGCAGCACCCTGGGCTTCCTGACCGAGGGCCTGCGCCGCCGCCGCGAGCGTGGCCTGCGCCCCTTCACGGTCATGTCCTGCGACAACATCCAGGGCAACGGGCACGTCACGCGGCGCGTCCTGACCGCCTTCGCCCGCCGCCGGGACCCGGAACTGGCCGACTGGATCGACCGGGAGGTCGCCTTCCCGAACAGCATGGTCGACCGCATCACCCCGGTCACCACGGACGCCGTGCGCGCCGACCTGGAGCGCGAGTACGGCGTGCAGGACGCCTGCCCGGTCGTCGCCGAGGCGTTCACGCAGTGGGTGCTCGAGGACCACTTCACCTGCGGCCGCCCCCCACTGGAGGACGTGGGCGTGCAGCTCGTCCCGGACGTCGAACCGTACGAACTCATGAAACTGCGCCTCCTGAACGCCGCGCATCAGGCCATGAGCTACCCCGCGCTGCTGGACGGCCACACGTTCGTGCACGAGGTCTGCCAGCAGCCCGACTACGCGCAGTTCCTGCTCGACTACATGACCCTTGAGGCCCGCCCCACCCTGCGCCCCGTGCCCGGCATCGACCTGGACGCCTACAGCCACGATCTCATCGCGCGGTTCTCGAACCCCGCCATTCAGGACACCCTGGCCCGCCTGATCGTGGACGGCAGCGAACGCATCCCCAAGTTCCTGCTGCCCGTTGCCCGCGAACAGGCCGCGCGGATCCAGGCTGGACAGGGCGGCGACCTGCGCCGCTGCGCCCTGGTGGTCGCCGCCTGGAGTGCGTACGTCGCGCAGGCCGCCACGCGCGGCGACCGGCTGGACGACGTCCGCGCCGCCGACCTCACCCACGCCGCCCTGGCCGCTCAGGTCACGCCCGGCGCGTTCCTGCACCAGCCCGACGTGTTCGGCGACCTGAGCGCCGCGCCCGCCTTCGTGCAGGCCTACCTGGACGCCCGCGCCGCCCTGGCCGCGCACGGGCCACTCGGCGCGCTGCGCGCCCTGCACGCTGCCCCCACCCAAGGAGAACACGCATGA
- a CDS encoding histidine phosphatase family protein produces MSRTLHLIKHGKPQFVAGVPAHEWPLAPDALTELPALAARLDPRPDVIVCSLEPKAHATAQALAGHLGVPLRPMHGLHEQLRYTVRFHADPADFQAEYRAFFAQPDELVVGDSRIQRD; encoded by the coding sequence ATGTCCCGCACCCTGCACCTGATCAAGCACGGCAAACCACAGTTCGTGGCGGGCGTCCCGGCGCACGAGTGGCCGCTGGCCCCGGACGCCCTGACCGAGCTGCCCGCGCTGGCGGCCCGGCTGGACCCGCGCCCGGACGTGATCGTGTGCTCGCTGGAACCCAAGGCGCACGCGACCGCGCAGGCGCTGGCCGGGCACCTGGGGGTGCCGCTGCGGCCCATGCACGGCCTGCACGAGCAGCTGCGCTACACGGTCCGCTTTCACGCCGACCCGGCGGACTTCCAGGCGGAGTACCGCGCGTTCTTCGCGCAGCCGGATGAGCTGGTGGTCGGCGACAGCAGAATTCAGAGGGATTGA
- a CDS encoding ATP-binding cassette domain-containing protein, which translates to MSAPLVALRNVDVIAGGDTRLRGVTLDVPRGAALRLWGPNGGGKTTLLRLLAGEVAPVRGERVYGLGGGVQRSAVRARRSLRLVGPDAEAFYLTREWVQTVQDVLLAALSGERLNLWEATPGAQARVAEVAALTGLGALLGRDVRTLSHGQRRRVMLGAALMPAPELLLLDEFTDGLSPQARAELSALIARVHASGVGVVLATHRPEEAPDLPWRTLRVEGGVVTEATPVGPAPSPALVLPGASGGGEVLLAVQDAVVYRDGHRALGPVGWTWRSGEHWLVTGENGSGKSTLARLIAGELHPALGGRVRRPFLPRDLLTERRAQIGLVSAELGIRQRRDWTGREVIGSAWSGAEGFSPDLTPEQARAVAALAADLTLTNLLDRTAESLSQGQLRRLLLARAVAHRPRLLILDEGLDFLDAHSRAAFLALLPGLVRAGTHVLIVAHRDQDAPAGLTHHLHLEGGRVAFTRPLRSDSAHLQALP; encoded by the coding sequence ATGAGTGCGCCGCTGGTGGCCCTGAGGAACGTGGACGTGATCGCGGGCGGGGACACGCGCCTGCGCGGGGTGACGCTGGACGTGCCGCGCGGCGCGGCGCTGCGGCTGTGGGGACCGAACGGGGGCGGGAAGACGACGCTGCTGCGCCTCCTGGCGGGCGAGGTCGCCCCGGTGCGCGGCGAGCGGGTGTACGGGCTGGGGGGCGGGGTGCAGCGGTCGGCGGTGCGGGCGCGGCGGTCGCTGCGGCTGGTCGGGCCGGACGCCGAGGCGTTCTACCTGACGCGCGAGTGGGTGCAGACCGTGCAGGACGTGCTGCTGGCGGCGCTGTCCGGCGAGAGGTTGAACCTGTGGGAGGCCACACCGGGGGCGCAGGCGCGCGTGGCGGAGGTCGCGGCCCTGACGGGGCTGGGGGCGCTGCTGGGGCGGGACGTACGGACGCTGAGTCATGGGCAGCGGCGGCGGGTGATGCTGGGCGCGGCGCTGATGCCCGCGCCGGAACTGCTGCTGCTGGACGAGTTCACGGACGGCCTGAGCCCGCAGGCCCGCGCGGAGCTGAGCGCGCTGATCGCGCGAGTACACGCGTCGGGGGTGGGCGTGGTGCTCGCCACGCACCGGCCCGAGGAGGCCCCGGACCTGCCCTGGCGGACGCTGCGGGTGGAGGGGGGCGTGGTGACCGAGGCCACGCCGGTCGGGCCCGCCCCCTCCCCTGCCCTGGTGCTGCCGGGAGCGTCGGGTGGAGGGGAGGTGCTGCTGGCCGTGCAGGACGCGGTCGTGTACCGGGACGGGCACCGGGCGCTGGGGCCGGTGGGCTGGACGTGGCGCTCGGGGGAGCACTGGCTGGTAACCGGCGAGAACGGCAGCGGCAAGAGCACCCTGGCGCGCCTGATCGCCGGGGAGCTGCACCCCGCGCTGGGCGGGCGCGTCCGGCGGCCGTTCCTGCCCCGTGACCTGCTGACCGAGCGCCGCGCGCAGATCGGGCTGGTCAGCGCGGAGCTGGGCATCCGGCAGCGGCGGGACTGGACGGGCCGCGAGGTGATCGGCAGCGCCTGGAGTGGCGCGGAGGGCTTCAGCCCCGACCTGACGCCCGAGCAGGCACGCGCGGTGGCGGCCCTGGCGGCGGACCTCACCCTGACGAACCTGCTGGACCGCACGGCGGAGTCGCTGTCGCAGGGGCAGCTGCGGCGCCTGCTGCTGGCCCGCGCGGTCGCGCACCGCCCGCGCCTGCTGATCCTCGACGAGGGCCTGGACTTCCTGGACGCCCACTCACGCGCCGCATTCCTGGCGCTGCTGCCCGGGCTGGTCCGCGCGGGCACGCACGTCCTGATCGTCGCGCACCGTGACCAGGACGCCCCGGCGGGTCTCACGCACCACCTGCATCTGGAGGGCGGCCGGGTCGCGTTCACGCGCCCGCTCCGGTCAGACTCGGCTCACCTTCAGGCTCTACCCTGA
- a CDS encoding carbohydrate ABC transporter permease, whose product MKAQIRLRNTLLTLVTYLIAAAFLFPLVWMFMAAFKTEAQAFATPPVFIFTPTLENFEKAMGSYFPALRNSLIAAVGSTVLAFILGLPAAFALAVYPTRRAQNVLTWMLSTKFMPAVGVIVPLFLIYRNLDLLDTLPGLILMYTTMNLPLVVWMMHSYMTEIPYAIYEAAKVDGATVAQEFFGIALPLSTPGMAATALLCLIFAWNEVFFALNLTSSDAAPLSVFIGEFKTSQGLFWAQLSAAATLVVLPVLIFGWIAQRQLVRGLSFGAVK is encoded by the coding sequence ATGAAAGCCCAGATCCGACTGCGTAACACCCTGCTGACCCTGGTCACGTACCTGATCGCCGCCGCGTTCCTGTTCCCGCTGGTGTGGATGTTCATGGCCGCCTTCAAGACCGAGGCGCAGGCCTTCGCCACCCCGCCCGTGTTCATCTTCACGCCCACCCTGGAGAACTTCGAGAAGGCCATGGGTTCGTACTTCCCGGCGCTGCGCAACTCGCTGATCGCCGCCGTGGGCAGCACCGTCCTGGCCTTCATCCTGGGCCTCCCGGCGGCGTTCGCGCTGGCCGTGTACCCCACCCGCCGCGCACAGAACGTGCTGACCTGGATGCTCTCCACGAAATTCATGCCCGCCGTGGGCGTGATCGTGCCGCTGTTCCTGATCTACCGCAACCTCGACCTGCTCGACACGCTGCCCGGCCTGATCCTGATGTACACCACCATGAACCTCCCGCTGGTCGTGTGGATGATGCACTCCTACATGACCGAGATCCCCTACGCGATCTACGAGGCCGCCAAGGTGGACGGCGCGACCGTTGCGCAGGAATTCTTCGGGATCGCGCTGCCACTCAGCACGCCCGGCATGGCCGCCACGGCCCTGCTGTGCCTGATCTTCGCGTGGAACGAGGTGTTCTTCGCGCTGAACCTCACCAGTTCGGACGCCGCCCCGCTGAGCGTGTTCATCGGTGAGTTCAAGACCAGCCAGGGCCTGTTCTGGGCGCAGCTGAGCGCCGCCGCCACCCTGGTCGTCCTGCCGGTCCTGATCTTCGGCTGGATCGCGCAGCGTCAGCTGGTCCGGGGCCTGAGCTTCGGCGCGGTGAAATGA
- a CDS encoding SDR family NAD(P)-dependent oxidoreductase, whose protein sequence is MTILDLFRLDGRHALITGGAQGIGFEIARGLAQAGARVTIADLNPDVGQAAAATLDGQFEVLNVTDAAAVAALARKLPDVDILVNNAGIVRNTPAEATPDDDWRSVIDVNLNGVYWCCREFGRTMLERGQGSVVSTASMSGLISNHPQPQAAYNASKAAVIHLTRSLAGEWAPRGVRVNCVAPGYTATPLTKRGLETPEWRETWLKETPMGRLADPAEIAPAVLYLASDAASFVTGHALVVDGGYTCW, encoded by the coding sequence ATGACTATCCTCGACCTCTTCCGCCTGGACGGCCGCCACGCTCTGATCACCGGGGGCGCGCAGGGCATCGGCTTCGAGATCGCCCGCGGCCTCGCGCAGGCCGGGGCGCGCGTCACCATCGCCGACCTGAACCCCGATGTGGGCCAGGCCGCCGCCGCGACCCTGGACGGGCAGTTCGAGGTGCTGAACGTCACCGACGCCGCCGCCGTCGCCGCCCTGGCCCGGAAGCTCCCGGACGTGGACATCCTCGTGAACAACGCCGGGATCGTCCGCAACACCCCCGCCGAGGCCACCCCGGACGACGACTGGCGCAGTGTGATCGACGTGAATCTGAACGGCGTGTACTGGTGCTGCCGCGAATTCGGGCGGACCATGCTGGAGCGCGGCCAGGGCAGCGTCGTGTCCACCGCCAGCATGAGCGGCCTGATCAGCAACCACCCGCAGCCACAGGCGGCGTACAACGCCAGCAAGGCCGCCGTGATTCACCTCACCCGCTCCCTGGCGGGCGAGTGGGCGCCGCGCGGCGTGCGCGTGAACTGCGTCGCGCCCGGCTACACCGCCACGCCCCTCACGAAACGCGGGCTGGAGACCCCCGAGTGGCGCGAGACGTGGCTGAAGGAAACCCCGATGGGCCGCCTCGCGGACCCCGCCGAGATCGCCCCGGCCGTGCTGTACCTCGCGTCCGACGCCGCCAGTTTCGTCACCGGGCACGCGCTGGTCGTCGACGGCGGTTACACCTGCTGGTAA
- a CDS encoding PsbP-related protein, which translates to MKRATLLAPLLLAALSLTPALAQGPTTPATPAAAEGTRTVEAVTATSTKGYSIRVPAGWIPLKNVPGADVAFINRNAGTVRPTVTVQVQDVDPKLKATLADFRDLFASQLGKDVPKFRMLGEKTIKLGSTPAILWTYLGDGEGGMVRWTQVFTVKNNRLFTATLVQPSGTTAEQIEEGRAILTSLTLK; encoded by the coding sequence ATGAAGCGCGCCACCCTGCTTGCTCCCCTGCTCCTCGCGGCCCTGAGCCTCACCCCCGCCCTCGCGCAGGGCCCCACCACGCCCGCGACGCCCGCCGCCGCGGAGGGGACGCGCACCGTGGAGGCCGTCACCGCCACCAGCACCAAGGGCTACTCGATCCGCGTGCCCGCCGGGTGGATTCCGCTGAAGAACGTGCCGGGCGCGGACGTGGCGTTCATCAACCGCAATGCGGGCACCGTGCGTCCCACCGTGACCGTGCAGGTGCAGGACGTGGACCCCAAACTGAAGGCCACCCTGGCGGACTTCCGGGACCTGTTCGCGTCGCAGCTCGGCAAGGACGTACCCAAGTTCAGGATGCTGGGCGAGAAGACCATCAAGCTGGGCAGCACGCCCGCGATCCTCTGGACGTACCTGGGCGACGGCGAGGGCGGCATGGTCCGCTGGACGCAGGTGTTCACCGTGAAGAACAACCGCCTGTTCACCGCGACCCTTGTGCAGCCCAGCGGCACCACCGCCGAGCAGATCGAGGAAGGCCGCGCGATCCTCACCAGCCTGACCCTGAAGTAA
- a CDS encoding ABC transporter substrate-binding protein — translation MNRLALLALTALLSQASAATITIATVNNPDMVTMQKLTPEFNKKYPDIQVKWVTLPENELRQKITLDVASGAGSFDLATVGAYEVPIWAKNGWLEPLTPLFGKYPDIARSYNLADVLPGVRGALTVGGSLYAVPFYAESSMTYYNKDLFKAAGLTMPAQPTWTQIQTFASKVHNPAKGVYGVCLRGLPGWGENMALFTTMVNTFGGRWFDQGWQAQLNSPAWKNAMTFYVNLVKKYGPPGATGNGFTENLTLMSQGKCGMWIDATVAAGFLSDPGSSKITKSVGFAKAPVGTTPRGNNWYWSWNLAIPKSTKQEDAAFKFLTWATSKEYIALVAKTKGTWASVPPGTRTSTYQNANYRKAAGAFSGLVLSSINSADVNKATKDPVPYTGVQYVAIPEFQALGTQVGQYLAGALSGQYTVDQALKLSQDAANKTAKDGGYQK, via the coding sequence GTGAACCGACTTGCCCTGCTCGCCCTGACCGCCCTGCTCAGCCAGGCCAGTGCCGCGACCATCACCATCGCCACCGTGAACAACCCGGACATGGTCACCATGCAGAAACTCACCCCCGAGTTCAACAAGAAGTACCCCGACATCCAGGTCAAGTGGGTGACCCTCCCCGAGAACGAACTGCGCCAGAAGATCACCCTGGACGTCGCCAGCGGCGCCGGCAGCTTCGACCTCGCCACCGTCGGCGCCTACGAGGTGCCCATCTGGGCCAAGAACGGCTGGCTCGAACCCCTGACCCCCCTGTTCGGCAAGTACCCGGACATCGCCAGGAGCTACAACCTCGCCGACGTCCTGCCCGGCGTGCGCGGCGCCCTGACCGTCGGCGGCAGCCTGTACGCCGTGCCCTTCTACGCCGAGAGCAGCATGACGTACTACAACAAGGACCTGTTCAAGGCCGCCGGGCTGACCATGCCCGCCCAGCCCACCTGGACCCAGATCCAGACCTTCGCCAGCAAGGTCCACAACCCCGCCAAGGGCGTGTACGGCGTGTGCCTGCGCGGCCTGCCCGGCTGGGGCGAGAACATGGCCCTGTTCACCACCATGGTCAACACCTTCGGCGGCCGCTGGTTCGACCAGGGCTGGCAGGCCCAATTGAACAGCCCCGCCTGGAAGAACGCCATGACCTTCTACGTGAACCTCGTCAAGAAGTACGGCCCTCCCGGCGCGACCGGCAACGGCTTCACCGAGAACCTCACCCTGATGAGCCAGGGCAAGTGCGGCATGTGGATCGACGCGACCGTCGCCGCCGGGTTCCTCAGCGACCCCGGCAGCAGCAAGATCACCAAATCCGTCGGCTTCGCCAAGGCCCCGGTCGGCACCACCCCCCGCGGTAACAACTGGTACTGGAGCTGGAACCTCGCCATTCCCAAGAGCACCAAGCAGGAAGACGCCGCCTTCAAGTTCCTGACCTGGGCCACCAGCAAGGAGTACATCGCCCTGGTCGCGAAGACCAAGGGCACCTGGGCCAGCGTCCCCCCCGGCACCCGCACGAGCACCTACCAGAACGCCAACTACAGGAAAGCCGCCGGCGCGTTCAGCGGCCTGGTCCTGAGCAGCATCAACAGCGCCGACGTGAACAAGGCCACCAAGGACCCCGTGCCCTACACCGGCGTGCAGTACGTCGCCATCCCCGAATTCCAGGCGCTCGGCACGCAGGTCGGCCAGTACCTCGCCGGGGCGCTCAGCGGCCAGTACACCGTCGATCAGGCGCTGAAACTCAGCCAGGACGCCGCGAACAAGACGGCCAAAGACGGCGGCTACCAGAAGTAA